In Quadrisphaera sp. DSM 44207, one DNA window encodes the following:
- the murI gene encoding glutamate racemase, producing the protein MADAPIGIFDSGVGGLTVARAVLDQLPHEPVVYLGDTARAPYGPRPLAQVRAFALECLDELVAQGVKLLVIACNSASAAVLHDARERYDVPVVEVIRPAVRRAVATTRNGRVGVVCTTATATSGAYADAFAAAPHVRVTTQACPRFVEFVEAGVTSGPELLAAAREYLAPVVAADVDTLVLGCTHYPLLTGALSYVVGEGVSLVSSAEETAQAVYRELVQRDAARPDGLPQPRHRFLTTGDPATFTDLARRFLGTAAPAALSAERHTTALTTASIPVVPRRSAR; encoded by the coding sequence GTGGCGGACGCACCGATCGGCATCTTCGACTCGGGGGTCGGGGGCCTGACCGTCGCCCGCGCCGTGCTCGACCAGCTCCCGCACGAGCCCGTGGTCTACCTCGGCGACACCGCCCGCGCCCCCTACGGGCCCCGCCCCCTGGCGCAGGTGCGCGCCTTCGCGCTCGAGTGCCTCGACGAGCTCGTCGCCCAGGGCGTGAAGCTGCTCGTCATCGCGTGCAACTCCGCGAGCGCCGCGGTGCTCCACGACGCCCGCGAGCGCTACGACGTCCCGGTCGTCGAAGTGATCCGCCCCGCGGTGCGGCGGGCGGTGGCGACCACGCGCAACGGCCGGGTGGGGGTGGTGTGCACGACGGCGACGGCGACGTCCGGCGCCTACGCCGACGCCTTCGCCGCCGCCCCGCACGTGCGGGTGACGACGCAGGCGTGCCCGCGCTTCGTGGAGTTCGTCGAGGCCGGGGTCACCTCCGGCCCCGAGCTGCTGGCCGCGGCCCGCGAGTACCTCGCGCCGGTCGTCGCCGCGGACGTCGACACGCTCGTGCTCGGCTGCACCCACTACCCGCTGCTGACCGGGGCGCTGTCGTACGTGGTGGGGGAGGGCGTCAGCCTGGTCAGCAGCGCCGAGGAGACGGCGCAGGCGGTCTACCGCGAGCTGGTGCAGCGCGACGCCGCGCGCCCCGACGGCCTGCCGCAGCCCCGCCACCGCTTCCTCACCACCGGGGACCCGGCCACGTTCACCGACCTCGCCCGCCGCTTCCTCGGCACCGCGGCTCCCGCGGCGCTGAGCGCCGAGCGGCACACCACGGCGCTGACGACCGCGTCGATCCCCGTCGTGCCGCGCAGGAGCGCCCGGTGA
- a CDS encoding DUF2017 domain-containing protein: MARRFERTRRGVGARLDEDERTLLAGLLLEVEDLLDDGRLHLVDPLEALVELSPEATTPTDPALARLLPEAARDDAEAAAEFRRLTEGTLRRRKREALSTARHTLDRPGPLQLDDVEAQAWLTALNDVRLVLATRLELRSDEDAEQLLGRTAQLAPEDPRAWMAAVYDFLTWLQETLVTALTAQLQARPPARGAGT, translated from the coding sequence GTGGCACGCCGGTTCGAGCGGACCCGGCGCGGGGTCGGCGCCCGGCTGGACGAGGACGAGCGCACCCTGCTCGCGGGGCTGCTCCTGGAGGTCGAGGACCTCCTGGACGACGGCCGCTTGCACCTGGTGGACCCGCTCGAGGCCCTCGTCGAGCTGAGCCCGGAGGCGACCACGCCGACGGACCCGGCGCTGGCCCGGCTGCTGCCGGAGGCCGCCCGGGACGACGCGGAGGCCGCCGCGGAGTTCCGCCGCCTCACCGAGGGCACCCTGCGGCGGCGCAAGCGCGAGGCGCTGTCGACCGCCCGGCACACCCTGGACCGGCCCGGGCCCCTGCAGCTGGACGACGTCGAGGCCCAGGCGTGGCTGACGGCGCTCAACGACGTCCGGCTGGTGCTCGCCACCCGCCTGGAGCTGCGCAGCGACGAGGACGCCGAGCAGCTGCTGGGGCGCACCGCGCAGCTGGCCCCCGAGGACCCCCGGGCCTGGATGGCGGCGGTCTACGACTTCCTCACCTGGCTGCAGGAGACCCTCGTCACGGCCCTGACCGCCCAGCTGCAGGCGCGCCCGCCCGCGCGCGGGGCCGGCACGTAG
- the clpS gene encoding ATP-dependent Clp protease adapter ClpS, whose protein sequence is MATASPAEAEQLDAEELARPDAPWVTIVWNDPVNLMSYVSYVFQSYFGYPRAKAEKLMRQVHEAGRAVVSSGTREEMERDTEAMHGFGLWATFSKS, encoded by the coding sequence ATCGCGACGGCTTCTCCCGCCGAGGCCGAGCAGCTGGACGCCGAGGAGCTCGCGCGCCCGGACGCGCCGTGGGTGACCATCGTCTGGAACGACCCCGTCAACCTGATGTCGTACGTCAGCTACGTCTTCCAGAGCTACTTCGGCTACCCGCGGGCCAAGGCGGAGAAGCTCATGCGGCAGGTGCACGAGGCCGGCCGGGCGGTGGTCTCCTCCGGCACGCGCGAGGAGATGGAGCGGGACACCGAGGCGATGCACGGCTTCGGGCTGTGGGCGACGTTCAGCAAGTCGTAG
- a CDS encoding nicotinate phosphoribosyltransferase encodes MQTSPLPSTALLTDHYELTMLRSALRSGAAARRCTFEVFARRLPHGRRYGVVAGTGRLLEAIARFRFDEPVLARLREAGTVDEATLEHLASWRFTGDVDGYAEGEVFFPGSPVLTVTAPFGEAVLLETLVLSVLNHDSAVAAAAARMVSASSGRPLIEMGTRRTHEEAAVAAARAAFLAGFSATSNLEAGRRHGLPTTGTSAHAFTLLHETEEEAFAAQVAALGTGTTLLVDTYDIRRGITTAVQVAGTGLGAVRIDSGDLAVLAHQAREQLDSLGATSTRIVLSGDLDEHALAALVAAPVDAYGVGTSVVLGSGAPTAGMVYKLVDVEGRHVAKRSESKTTHGGRKVAVRRHRASGTATEEVVSADGAPPAEPGDRALQVPLVRGGEPVPGLAALEDSRRHLREVMVTLPWEGLALSRGEPAIPTRQLPPR; translated from the coding sequence GTGCAGACCTCACCGCTCCCCTCGACGGCGCTGCTGACGGACCACTACGAGCTGACGATGCTGCGGTCGGCGCTGCGAAGCGGCGCGGCCGCCCGCCGGTGCACCTTCGAGGTCTTCGCGCGGCGGCTGCCGCACGGGCGCCGCTACGGCGTCGTCGCCGGCACCGGCCGGCTGCTGGAGGCGATCGCGCGGTTCCGCTTCGACGAGCCCGTCCTCGCCCGGCTGCGGGAGGCCGGCACGGTCGACGAGGCCACCCTCGAGCACCTGGCGTCCTGGCGCTTCACCGGAGACGTGGACGGCTACGCCGAGGGCGAGGTGTTCTTCCCCGGCTCCCCGGTGCTGACGGTGACGGCCCCCTTCGGCGAGGCCGTGCTGCTGGAGACGCTCGTGCTCTCGGTGCTCAACCACGACAGCGCGGTCGCCGCCGCGGCGGCCCGCATGGTCAGCGCCTCCTCGGGCCGGCCGCTGATCGAGATGGGCACCCGGCGCACCCACGAGGAGGCCGCCGTGGCGGCGGCGCGCGCCGCCTTCCTCGCCGGCTTCTCCGCGACCTCGAACCTGGAGGCCGGACGCCGCCACGGGCTGCCGACGACCGGCACGAGCGCGCACGCGTTCACGCTGCTGCACGAGACCGAGGAGGAGGCGTTCGCCGCCCAGGTCGCCGCGCTCGGCACGGGCACGACGCTGCTGGTGGACACCTACGACATCCGCCGGGGCATCACCACCGCCGTGCAGGTCGCCGGCACCGGCCTCGGCGCGGTGCGCATCGACTCCGGGGACCTCGCCGTCCTGGCCCACCAGGCGCGCGAGCAGCTGGACTCCCTCGGCGCGACGTCGACGCGGATCGTGCTCTCCGGGGACCTCGACGAGCACGCCCTCGCCGCGCTCGTCGCGGCGCCCGTGGACGCCTACGGCGTCGGGACGTCGGTCGTGCTCGGCTCCGGGGCCCCGACCGCCGGCATGGTCTACAAGCTCGTGGACGTCGAGGGGCGCCACGTCGCCAAGCGCTCGGAGTCCAAGACCACCCACGGCGGGCGCAAGGTCGCCGTGCGCCGGCACCGCGCCAGCGGGACGGCGACGGAGGAGGTCGTCAGCGCGGACGGCGCGCCCCCCGCGGAGCCGGGCGACCGCGCGCTGCAGGTGCCGCTGGTGCGCGGCGGCGAGCCGGTGCCCGGCCTGGCGGCGCTGGAGGACTCGCGCCGGCACCTGCGCGAGGTGATGGTCACGCTGCCGTGGGAGGGCCTGGCGCTCTCGCGCGGGGAGCCGGCGATCCCGACCCGCCAGCTGCCGCCGCGCTGA